Proteins from a single region of Bacillus carboniphilus:
- a CDS encoding dihydrolipoamide acetyltransferase family protein, with the protein MAFEFKLPDIGEGIHEGEIVKWFVKPGEEVKEDDVLCEVQNDKAVVEIPSPVTGKVVDVKVGEGETAIVGDVLITFDAPGYEDLQFKGSDEEKKEEPKEEPKEEAKPAETKAAETTEKAPSTEEVDPSQRVIAMPSVRKFAREKGIDIRQVSGSGKNGRVLKEDIEGFVPGGAKPADAPAAEAKEEAKAETTTAAAPQIPEGAFPETREKMSGIRKAIAKAMVNSKHTAPHVTLMDEVDVTKLVAHRKKFKQVAADKGVKLTFLPYVVKALVSALREFPALNTSIDDETSEIIHKHYYNIGIAADTDKGLLVPVVKNADRKSMFTISNDISDLATKARDGKLSPDEMKGASCTITNIGSAGGQWFTPVINHPEVAILGIGRIAEKPVVRDGEIVAAPVLALSLSFDHRMIDGATAQNALNQIKRLLSDPELLLMEA; encoded by the coding sequence TTGGCATTTGAATTTAAACTGCCAGATATCGGTGAAGGTATTCATGAAGGTGAAATCGTAAAATGGTTCGTAAAGCCAGGAGAAGAAGTTAAAGAGGACGATGTGCTTTGTGAAGTACAAAACGATAAAGCCGTAGTTGAGATCCCATCACCTGTAACTGGTAAAGTAGTAGATGTTAAGGTAGGCGAAGGTGAAACGGCAATCGTTGGAGATGTTCTTATCACTTTCGATGCACCTGGATATGAAGATTTACAATTTAAGGGCAGTGACGAAGAAAAGAAAGAAGAGCCAAAGGAAGAACCAAAAGAAGAAGCAAAGCCAGCGGAAACAAAAGCTGCTGAAACGACTGAAAAGGCACCTTCTACAGAAGAGGTAGATCCATCGCAACGTGTGATCGCAATGCCTTCTGTTCGTAAGTTTGCTCGTGAAAAGGGTATTGATATTCGTCAAGTATCCGGTTCTGGTAAGAATGGACGTGTATTAAAAGAAGATATTGAAGGATTTGTTCCGGGTGGAGCGAAGCCTGCTGACGCACCTGCAGCGGAAGCGAAGGAAGAAGCAAAAGCAGAAACAACAACTGCTGCAGCACCACAAATTCCAGAAGGTGCATTCCCTGAAACTCGTGAGAAGATGAGCGGAATTCGTAAGGCTATTGCAAAAGCAATGGTTAATTCTAAGCACACAGCTCCTCATGTTACGTTGATGGATGAAGTGGATGTAACAAAGCTTGTTGCTCACCGTAAGAAATTCAAGCAAGTTGCCGCTGATAAAGGCGTGAAGCTTACATTCTTACCTTATGTAGTGAAAGCATTAGTTAGCGCATTAAGAGAGTTCCCAGCGCTAAATACATCAATCGATGACGAAACAAGTGAAATTATTCATAAACACTACTATAATATAGGTATTGCTGCGGACACTGATAAAGGATTATTAGTTCCAGTAGTGAAAAATGCAGATCGTAAATCAATGTTCACTATCTCAAACGATATTAGTGATTTGGCTACAAAAGCAAGAGATGGCAAGCTGTCTCCTGATGAGATGAAGGGTGCTTCTTGCACAATTACTAACATCGGTTCTGCTGGTGGTCAATGGTTTACACCTGTAATCAATCATCCTGAGGTAGCAATTCTTGGTATTGGCCGAATTGCTGAAAAGCCGGTCGTTCGCGACGGTGAAATCGTAGCTGCTCCTGTTTTAGCACTTTCATTAAGCTTCGATCACCGTATGATAGATGGTGCAACTGCTCAAAATGCATTGAACCAAATCAAGCGATTACTCAGCGACCCAGAACTATTGTTAATGGAGGCGTAA
- the lpdA gene encoding dihydrolipoyl dehydrogenase: MVVGDFPIETDTLVIGAGPGGYVAAIRAAQLGQKVTIVEKATVGGVCLNVGCIPSKALISAGHRFEDAKHADVMGIKAENVTVDFSKVQEFKNGVVKKLTGGVEGLLKGNKVDIVNGEAYFVDANTIRVMDENSAQTYKFKNAIIATGSRPIELKTFKYSKRVIDSTGALNLTEIPKKMVVIGGGVIGVELGTAYANFGTEVTILEGGDDILPGTEKQMTTLVKKNLKKKGATVVTKAMAKGVEETDNGVVVTYETKGEEQKIEADYVLVSVGRKPNTDELGLEQVGIELTERGLIKVDKQCRTNVSSIYAIGDVVEGPQLAHKASYEGKIAAEAIAGEASVVDYLAIPAVVFSEPEIATVGYNEAQAKEAGLDVSAAKFPFAANGRALALNNADGFVKLVTRKEDGLVVGAQIAGPSASDMIAELGLAIEAGMTAEDIAMTIHAHPTLGEITMEAAEVALGTPIHIVK; the protein is encoded by the coding sequence ATGGTAGTAGGAGATTTTCCAATTGAAACAGACACACTCGTCATCGGTGCCGGTCCTGGTGGATATGTAGCAGCTATCCGTGCTGCACAGCTTGGACAAAAAGTAACCATCGTAGAAAAAGCAACAGTAGGTGGCGTTTGCTTAAACGTAGGTTGTATACCTTCTAAGGCTCTAATTTCAGCTGGACACCGCTTTGAAGATGCAAAACATGCTGATGTAATGGGGATTAAAGCGGAAAACGTTACAGTTGATTTTTCAAAAGTTCAAGAGTTTAAAAATGGTGTTGTTAAGAAGTTAACTGGCGGTGTAGAAGGACTTCTTAAAGGAAATAAAGTAGACATCGTAAACGGTGAAGCTTATTTCGTAGATGCTAATACAATTCGTGTAATGGATGAAAATTCAGCTCAAACATATAAATTTAAAAATGCTATTATTGCAACTGGCTCAAGACCAATTGAGTTAAAAACGTTTAAGTATTCAAAACGTGTTATTGACTCAACAGGTGCTCTAAACTTAACTGAAATCCCTAAAAAGATGGTTGTCATTGGCGGGGGAGTTATTGGAGTGGAGTTAGGAACTGCTTATGCTAACTTCGGAACAGAAGTAACAATCCTTGAAGGTGGAGACGATATCCTACCTGGTACTGAAAAGCAAATGACAACTCTAGTTAAGAAAAACTTGAAGAAAAAAGGCGCAACAGTTGTTACAAAAGCAATGGCAAAAGGCGTTGAAGAAACAGATAACGGTGTTGTCGTAACTTATGAAACTAAAGGTGAAGAGCAAAAGATCGAAGCAGATTACGTTCTAGTTTCTGTTGGTCGTAAGCCAAACACAGATGAGTTAGGTTTAGAACAAGTAGGAATCGAACTGACTGAACGTGGTTTGATTAAAGTTGACAAACAATGTCGTACAAATGTAAGCAGTATTTATGCAATTGGAGACGTTGTTGAAGGTCCACAACTTGCTCATAAAGCTTCTTACGAGGGGAAAATTGCGGCAGAAGCAATCGCAGGGGAAGCATCAGTAGTGGATTACTTAGCAATCCCAGCTGTTGTATTCTCTGAACCGGAAATTGCTACTGTTGGTTATAATGAAGCACAAGCTAAAGAAGCTGGACTTGACGTTTCAGCGGCAAAATTCCCATTTGCAGCGAACGGTCGAGCACTAGCTTTAAATAATGCTGATGGATTCGTTAAACTTGTTACTCGTAAAGAAGATGGTCTAGTTGTAGGTGCACAAATTGCAGGACCAAGTGCATCTGATATGATCGCTGAACTTGGTTTAGCAATTGAAGCTGGTATGACTGCAGAAGATATTGCTATGACAATTCATGCGCATCCAACATTAGGTGAAATTACAATGGAAGCTGCTGAAGTAGCCCTAGGAACACCAATCCATATTGTA